One genomic region from Colletes latitarsis isolate SP2378_abdomen chromosome 10, iyColLati1, whole genome shotgun sequence encodes:
- the Rlip gene encoding ral interacting protein isoform X1, whose translation MDFESRDVEKEFPGLYASESAKKSNESDFSDEGGHEKHSKKELLGGKRKEKKDRKDRGYATLEGESSPDEDQETKSPSKSKKTKAFKFPSKKEKREKSREKETKEKDAEKEKDKKKKDKDEKDIDKEKRKEKEKDKAKQKLKDRKKGKHVGEDCLDIGEEQPVFGVSLHLAVDQSRCHDGIELPLVVRDCIDFVEEHGMNIEGLYKVPGVKSKVQCLKKLYNNREPVNISEFEPTVATSLLILFLRELPEPVLENSETISRFEQAASTKDVAQREAQLIQLTQQLPECNKVLLAWVILHLDHVTAREKTTKMNAQTVSMTLSPVLQMSHRLLLALLFHCKALFPNVQLTKYVPPLSSGSVNLPDTVESITAELSKQESLLSQIHMQMNAGFITKTREEQLWEVQRMITQLKRKYKTVQKLEGATQKSLDEDVKSTDENMVESNIQKIKTEEEDSGHVKPETQSTYTSTLKKSNKIHTSEDREPTTSTNTTQNEKAMQTHDKDIVDFAEASALIPQSSEQENTTSRTNEIVSAVESEPEDVIDKLRESLIYEELLNMQALLKSRINQERNEIKRLMEMLSERGPEKKKPLERVHSPNEAEMTAMIQLVKENQLLENKKTTLIRSIIEEKDTCIELRVQLAVQQLTATT comes from the exons ATGGATTTCGAGAGTCGAGATGTAGAAAAAGAATTTCCAGGATTGTATGCATCGGAATCAGCTAAGAAAAGTAACGAAAGTGATT TTAGCGATGAAGGTGGACACGAAAAACATTCTAAAAAAGAACTCCTTGGCGGTAAACGCAAGGAGAAGAAAGATCGAAAAGATCGAGGATATGCCACCTTAGAAGGTGAAAGTTCCCCCGATGAAGATCAAGAAACAAA AAGTCCTTCAAAGTCAAAAAAGACTAAAGCCTTTAAATTTCCATCGAAGAAGGAAAAGCGAGAAAAGTCCAGAGAGAAAGAGACTAAAGAGAAAGATGCTGAGAAAGAAAAGGATAAGAAGAAAAAAGACAAGGATGAAAAAGATATAGATAAGGAGAAACGCAAAGAAAAGGAGAAGGATAAAGCTAAACAAAAATTGAAGGATCGTAAAAAAGGAAAGCACGTTGGAGAAGATTGTTTAGACATTGGTG AGGAACAACCAGTGTTTGGTGTTAGCTTGCATTTAGCAGTAGATCAAAGTCGTTGTCACGATGGTATTGAACTGCCCTTAGTTGTAAGAGATTGCATTGATTTTGTGGAAGAACATGGAATGAATATAGAGGGTTTGTATAAAGTTCCTGGAGTAAAATCAAAAGTTCAATGCCTGAAAAAGTTGTACAACAACAGGGAACCTGTGAATATATCTGAATTTGAACCTACAGTAGCTACaagtttattaatattatttctgaG AGAGCTACCAGAACCCGTATTGGAAAACAGCGAGACGATATCTCGATTTGAACAAGCAGCATCCACGAAAGATGTTGCACAGAGGGAAGCACAATTAATACAATTAACTCAACAACTGCCAGAATGTAATAAAGTTCTTCTCGCGTGGGTTATATTACATTTAGATCATGTCACAGCACGA gaaaaaacaacaaaaatgAATGCCCAAACCGTCTCAATGACATTAAGTCCTGTACTACAAATGAGTCATAGATTGTTATTAGCTTTGTTATTCCATTGCAAAGCACTTTTTCCAAATGTACAATTAACAAAATATGTTCCACCACTTTCATCTGGCAGTGTTAATCTTCCAGACACTGTAGAAAGTATAACCGCTGAACTATCTAAACAAGAATCATTACTCTCGCAGATACATATGCAAATGAATGCAGGTTTCATTACTAAAACGCGCGAAGAACAACTGTGGGAAGTACAACGTATGATAACGCAATTAAAG AGAAAGTATAAAACTGTACAAAAGTTGGAAGGTGCTACGCAAAAAAGTTTAGACGAAGATGTCAAATCGACGGATGAAAATATGGTGGAATCGAATATACAGAAAATAAAAACTGAAGAAGAAGATTCGGGACACGTCAAACCTGAGACCCAATCTACGTATACCTCGACTTTGAAGAAAAGTAATAAAATACATACCTCGGAAGACAGAGAACCGACGACAAGTACAAATACTACTCAAAATGAAAAAGCTATGCAAACGCATGATAAGGATATTGTCGATTTTGCTGAGGCATCTGCGCTTATACCGCAATCCAGTGAGCAAGAAAATACAACATCTAGAACAAATGAAATTG TTTCAGCTGTAGAATCAGAGCCTGAAGATGTTATAGACAAACTGAGAGAAAGTTTAATTTACGAAGAATTACTAAACATGCAGGCGTTACTAAAATCGCGAATAAATCAAgaaagaaatgaaattaaacgATTAATGGAAATGTTATCGGAACGTGGCCCGGAGAAAAAGAAACCGCTGGAAAGAGTACATTCGCCGAATGAAGCTGAAATGACAGCCATGATTCAGTTAGTCAAAGAAAATCAGTTACTTGAG AACAAGaagaccactttaatacgtagtATCATAGAAGAAAAAGATACTTGTATCGAGCTCCGTGTTCAGTTAGCAGTTCAACAGTTAACAGCTACGACTTGA
- the Rlip gene encoding ral interacting protein isoform X2, with translation MKIKKQTYDLTHRSPSKSKKTKAFKFPSKKEKREKSREKETKEKDAEKEKDKKKKDKDEKDIDKEKRKEKEKDKAKQKLKDRKKGKHVGEDCLDIGEEQPVFGVSLHLAVDQSRCHDGIELPLVVRDCIDFVEEHGMNIEGLYKVPGVKSKVQCLKKLYNNREPVNISEFEPTVATSLLILFLRELPEPVLENSETISRFEQAASTKDVAQREAQLIQLTQQLPECNKVLLAWVILHLDHVTAREKTTKMNAQTVSMTLSPVLQMSHRLLLALLFHCKALFPNVQLTKYVPPLSSGSVNLPDTVESITAELSKQESLLSQIHMQMNAGFITKTREEQLWEVQRMITQLKRKYKTVQKLEGATQKSLDEDVKSTDENMVESNIQKIKTEEEDSGHVKPETQSTYTSTLKKSNKIHTSEDREPTTSTNTTQNEKAMQTHDKDIVDFAEASALIPQSSEQENTTSRTNEIVSAVESEPEDVIDKLRESLIYEELLNMQALLKSRINQERNEIKRLMEMLSERGPEKKKPLERVHSPNEAEMTAMIQLVKENQLLENKKTTLIRSIIEEKDTCIELRVQLAVQQLTATT, from the exons ATGAAGATCAAGAAACAAA CATATGATTTAACTCACAGAAGTCCTTCAAAGTCAAAAAAGACTAAAGCCTTTAAATTTCCATCGAAGAAGGAAAAGCGAGAAAAGTCCAGAGAGAAAGAGACTAAAGAGAAAGATGCTGAGAAAGAAAAGGATAAGAAGAAAAAAGACAAGGATGAAAAAGATATAGATAAGGAGAAACGCAAAGAAAAGGAGAAGGATAAAGCTAAACAAAAATTGAAGGATCGTAAAAAAGGAAAGCACGTTGGAGAAGATTGTTTAGACATTGGTG AGGAACAACCAGTGTTTGGTGTTAGCTTGCATTTAGCAGTAGATCAAAGTCGTTGTCACGATGGTATTGAACTGCCCTTAGTTGTAAGAGATTGCATTGATTTTGTGGAAGAACATGGAATGAATATAGAGGGTTTGTATAAAGTTCCTGGAGTAAAATCAAAAGTTCAATGCCTGAAAAAGTTGTACAACAACAGGGAACCTGTGAATATATCTGAATTTGAACCTACAGTAGCTACaagtttattaatattatttctgaG AGAGCTACCAGAACCCGTATTGGAAAACAGCGAGACGATATCTCGATTTGAACAAGCAGCATCCACGAAAGATGTTGCACAGAGGGAAGCACAATTAATACAATTAACTCAACAACTGCCAGAATGTAATAAAGTTCTTCTCGCGTGGGTTATATTACATTTAGATCATGTCACAGCACGA gaaaaaacaacaaaaatgAATGCCCAAACCGTCTCAATGACATTAAGTCCTGTACTACAAATGAGTCATAGATTGTTATTAGCTTTGTTATTCCATTGCAAAGCACTTTTTCCAAATGTACAATTAACAAAATATGTTCCACCACTTTCATCTGGCAGTGTTAATCTTCCAGACACTGTAGAAAGTATAACCGCTGAACTATCTAAACAAGAATCATTACTCTCGCAGATACATATGCAAATGAATGCAGGTTTCATTACTAAAACGCGCGAAGAACAACTGTGGGAAGTACAACGTATGATAACGCAATTAAAG AGAAAGTATAAAACTGTACAAAAGTTGGAAGGTGCTACGCAAAAAAGTTTAGACGAAGATGTCAAATCGACGGATGAAAATATGGTGGAATCGAATATACAGAAAATAAAAACTGAAGAAGAAGATTCGGGACACGTCAAACCTGAGACCCAATCTACGTATACCTCGACTTTGAAGAAAAGTAATAAAATACATACCTCGGAAGACAGAGAACCGACGACAAGTACAAATACTACTCAAAATGAAAAAGCTATGCAAACGCATGATAAGGATATTGTCGATTTTGCTGAGGCATCTGCGCTTATACCGCAATCCAGTGAGCAAGAAAATACAACATCTAGAACAAATGAAATTG TTTCAGCTGTAGAATCAGAGCCTGAAGATGTTATAGACAAACTGAGAGAAAGTTTAATTTACGAAGAATTACTAAACATGCAGGCGTTACTAAAATCGCGAATAAATCAAgaaagaaatgaaattaaacgATTAATGGAAATGTTATCGGAACGTGGCCCGGAGAAAAAGAAACCGCTGGAAAGAGTACATTCGCCGAATGAAGCTGAAATGACAGCCATGATTCAGTTAGTCAAAGAAAATCAGTTACTTGAG AACAAGaagaccactttaatacgtagtATCATAGAAGAAAAAGATACTTGTATCGAGCTCCGTGTTCAGTTAGCAGTTCAACAGTTAACAGCTACGACTTGA
- the Vha55 gene encoding V-type proton ATPase subunit Vha55 has protein sequence MYGKTIGKHQATKEHVLAISRDFVSQPRLTYKTVSGVNGPLVILDEVKFPKFAEIVQLKLADGSMRSGQVLEVSGSKAVVQVFEGTSGIDAKNTLCEFTGDILRTPVSEDMLGRVFNGSGKPIDKGPPILAEDFLDIDGQPINPWSRIYPEEMIQTGISAIDVMNSIARGQKIPIFSAAGLPHNEIAAQICRQAGLVKVPGKSVLDSHEDNFAIVFAAMGVNMETARFFKQDFEENGSMENVCLFLNLANDPTIERIITPRLALTAAEFLAYQCEKHVLVILTDMSSYAEALREVSAAREEVPGRRGFPGYMYTDLATIYERAGRVEGRNGSITQIPILTMPNDDITHPIPDLTGYITEGQIYVDRQLHNRQIYPPVNVLPSLSRLMKSAIGEGMTRKDHSDVSNQLYACYAIGKDVQAMKAVVGEEALTPDDLLYLEFLLKFEKNFISQGSYENRTVFESLDIGWQLLRIFPKEMLKRIPASTLAEFYPRDSRH, from the exons ATGTATGGAAAAACTATCGGAAAACATCAAGCTACTAAAGAACATGTTTTGGCGATTTCGAGAGACTTCGTTTCACAACCTCGACTCA CATATAAAACTGTGTCGGGTGTGAATGGACCATTGGTTATATTGGATGAAGTCAAATTTCCAAAGTTTGCAGAGATTGTTCAATTGAAACTAGCCGATGGCTCTATGAGATCCGGTCAGGTGCTAGAAGTGTCTGGTTCTAAAGCCGTGGTCCAAGTATTTGAGGGTACTTCTGGCATTGATGCAAAGAATACACTATGCGAGTTCACTGGTGACATTCTTCGAACACCAGTGTCCGAAGACATGTTAGGGCGTGTCTTTAATGGATCTGGAAAACCAATTGACAAAGGCCCTCCAATTCTTGCTGAAGATTTTCTTGATATCGATGGTCAACCTATTAATCCATGGTCACGTATTTATCCAGAAGAAATGATTCAAACTGGTATCTCAGCCATCGATGTTATGAATTCTATTGCTCGTGGCCAAAAAATCCCAATTTTCTCGGCTGCTGGGTTGCCACATAACGAA ATTGCTGCACAAATTTGTCGTCAAGCTGGCCTTGTTAAAGTACCTGGAAAATCCGTTTTGGATTCTCACGAAGACAACTTTGCTATTGTGTTTGCAGCTATGGGTGTAAATATGGAAACTGCCCGTTTCTTCAAACAAGATTTTGAGGAAAACGGTTCTATGGAAAATGTGTGCCTCTTCTTGAATCTAGCCAATGATCCTACTATCGAGAGAATCATTACCCCGCGTCTTGCTTTAACTGCAGCCGAATTTTTGGCTTACCAATGCGAGAAACACGTTTTAGTAATTCTTACCGACATGTCTTCTTATGCTGAGGCGCTTCGTGAAGTATCAGCAGCTCGCGAAGAAGTACCGGGACGACGTGGTTTTCCTGGTTACATGTACACTGATTTAGCAACCATATACGAGCGAGCCGGTCGTGTCGAAGGTCGTAACGGTTCCATTACTCAAATTCCAATTTTAACTATGCCAAACGACGATATCACTCATCCTATTCCTGATTTAACTGGATATATTACCGAGGGACAAATTTACGTTGATCGTCAACTTCATAACAGACAAATTTATCCACCCGTTAACGTACTTCCGTCTCTCTCTCGTCTTATGAAGTCTGCTATCGGCGAAGGTATGACACGAAAAGACCACTCTGACGTATCTAATCAATTG tacGCCTGTTATGCTATTGGAAAAGATGTACAAGCTATGAAAGCAGTTGTTGGCGAAGAAGCTTTAACACCAGATGATTTATTGTACTTGGAATTTCTTTTGAAATtcgaaaagaattttatttctcaAGGAAGTTACGAAAATCGCACTGTTTTCGAGTCATTGGATATTGGCTGGCAGTTATTACGTATCTTCCCTAAGGAGATGCTTAAACGGATCCCTGCCAGTACTCTTGCTGAATTTTATCCAAGAGATTCCCgtcattaa